A DNA window from Turicibacter sp. TJ11 contains the following coding sequences:
- a CDS encoding stage V sporulation T C-terminal domain-containing protein, translated as MKATGVVRRIDDLGRVVIPKEIRRTMRIREGDSLEIFVNQSGEVVLKKYSPIADISAFAQQYADAMQVSTKKGILIVDREDIIAASGDIKKQYLNRRVSRPLSDMIESRTSKIAEGKEVLEIVDGETTERSFVMIPIISNGDSLGAVIVVGTEEDELVNELDVNSAKIATSFLGKYLEG; from the coding sequence ATGAAAGCTACTGGAGTTGTTCGTCGTATTGACGACTTAGGTCGTGTTGTAATCCCAAAAGAAATTCGTAGAACGATGCGTATTCGCGAAGGGGATTCTTTAGAAATTTTCGTTAATCAATCAGGAGAGGTTGTATTAAAAAAATACTCACCAATCGCTGATATTTCTGCATTTGCTCAACAATATGCTGATGCTATGCAAGTTTCTACTAAAAAAGGAATTTTAATTGTAGACCGTGAAGATATTATTGCAGCTTCTGGGGATATTAAAAAACAATACCTAAATCGTCGTGTCAGTCGTCCATTAAGTGATATGATTGAAAGCCGTACATCAAAAATCGCTGAAGGTAAAGAAGTTTTAGAGATTGTTGACGGTGAGACAACTGAGCGTTCATTTGTAATGATTCCAATCATTTCAAATGGAGATAGCTTAGGTGCAGTGATCGTAGTAGGAACAGAAGAAGATGAATTAGTTAATGAATTAGACGTTAATAGTGCTAAAATTGCTACATCATTCTTAGGTAAATACTTAGAAGGATAA